Part of the Salinigranum rubrum genome is shown below.
GCCCGCGCCGCGCGCTTCTCCCCGAACACCGCGTCGGCGTCGGGGGGCGACTGGGGGTCGAGCGTCTCCAGCGCGTCGACGAAGGCGTGGGCGTGGACGAACCCTTCCGAAGCCTTCGCCGCGCCGAACGCGGGGTAGCCGTTCGCGGCGCGGTACGCACCCTCGCGCGTCTCGTTGCGTCCGCGCATCCCCCGGCCCCAGACGCCGTTGGCGAACGCCTCGGGGTACGACTCGTGTTCCTCCTCGAACGTCTCGAACCGGTCGACGAGCGGGTCCAGGCGCGAGACGAGTTCCTCGACGTTTCCGACGAGGGTCTCGGCGAACGGTCGGCGCTCTCCCTCGACGTCGCCGTCTCCGAGCGGCTGTTTCCGGGCAATGGCGCGGTACTGGCGGACGTCGAGGAGGCGAGCGCGCGCCTTCGCGTGCTGGCCGGCCAGCGACGCTTTTCCACCGACCGTCGAGCGGTCCGCCCCGACCGAACCTCGCCGCCGGGAACGACCGCGTCGGCGTCACGCTCGCCCCACCAGCGCTGGTGGTCGATTCGGCGGGCGTACGGGAGGTACCGCGCGGGGTCGACGCAGGCGTGGTCGACGGCGAGCGACGCGAACTCGTCGAGCGTTGCACGCGCCTCCCGGTAGAGCGCGCTGACGTCGAACGACCCGTCGAGCGCCGTCGCGTACGCGAGCGCGCCGACGGCGTCGTCGACGCGCCACATCGCCTCCTCGACCGTGTCGGAGTTCCGCGGCTTCGAGTCCAGCCTCCGGAGGAAGTCGCTCGCGTCCTCGACGTCGTCGTGGGTGTAGGCGGGGAAGTCGGGCAGGTCGGCGGGGTCGATGTCGTCCCATCGCCGTTCGGCGGCGGGGACGGCCCGTTCGAGTCGCGCGCGGTACGCGTCGACGTGGCTCTCGAACACCGGGACGCTTGTCTCGACAGTCGGGGTCGACAGGGAGCGGGTTCGGACGCGGACCGCGACGGAGGGGAGCGGGCCGTTCGGCACCGACGCGCAGCCGCTCGTGCCGGCGAGCGCCGCGGTCGCCAGTGCGAGAAACCCTCGTCTGGAGGTGGCGCTGGAGGTGGACGGAGGGGGCAGGCGGGGGGACACGTCCCGCGATTGTCACAGGCGGGGGATGTGTTTTCTGGTCTTCGCACCCGGGTTACCGGATTTCAGCCGGTCACGTCGACGACCCGGGCGTCCGCGAGCCGTCTGATCTCGTCGGGTGCCATCGGGAAGACGGCCGCGGGCGTGCCCGCGGCGGCCCACACCGTCTCGAAGGAGAGGAGCGTCTCGTCGAACAGGACGGTGACGTCGGACGCGTGACAGAAGGGCGGGACGCCGCCGATGGACCACCCAAGGCTCTCCGAGATGCGGTCGGGGTCGGCCATCTCGACTTCGCCGCTCTCGACGCCGAGGTGGTCGGCGAGTCGCGCCTCGCTCACGCGGTTCGCGCCGCTGGTGACGACCACGACGAGTTCAGAGCCCGCCCTGAACGCGAGGCTGCTGGCGATCTGTGCGACGTCACAGCCGACGGCCGCGGCGGCGTCGGCGGCTGTTTTGGTTCCCTCGGGGAACTCCTCGACGGCGAGGTCGACACCGTACTGCTCTCTCGCTTGCTCCGTGAACTCGGCCGCGCGTGGATGCATATTTCGGGGATAGCGGAGGGGGTACAAAACGTCCGGTGGTCCGATACCGTGTTCGGTTCGCGGACGCATCCGTCCGGATGTCGTTCGCGAGCAGCGACAGCGGCGCGACGGCCGCACCGTCACACGCCATCACTTCTCCTGTGTGGTTGGGCGTGAGAGCGAGTGTCACGAGCGAACGGCGCGGAGCAACTCTGTTGCTCCGGTGGGTGAGGCTGCGGTCCACCGCGTCCGTGTCCCGCGCGGCCACCCTGTTCTCAGCAATCACCACCTCACCGATCCACACGCGATTACATCGAGAGACCGCACCTTCTTACCTCGCCACCTCGGAGGGGTGGACATGAGACCGGTCCGTCAGCGAGCGCCCTCTCTCTTTCCGTCCACGTATCCGTCCCTCTCTTCAGACCGATGTCCATGAACCGCCTCAATCCGCGCGTCCGACTCGTCTGGGCCGCC
Proteins encoded:
- a CDS encoding YbaK/EbsC family protein: MHPRAAEFTEQAREQYGVDLAVEEFPEGTKTAADAAAAVGCDVAQIASSLAFRAGSELVVVVTSGANRVSEARLADHLGVESGEVEMADPDRISESLGWSIGGVPPFCHASDVTVLFDETLLSFETVWAAAGTPAAVFPMAPDEIRRLADARVVDVTG